AAACGCACGCAGTCATGAAATGGGTCAGCCTGTTGGACGCACTGTCGACCCAAAATTAAAAGAGAGCGGACGGCAGGAGGACGGCCgacccgttggagttgctctgaGGGCCAACTATTAAGATAGGTGGGaaaaggaaggccggatatctttCGCTCTCCGGGGAATGGAACCAAGCTGGCCGGAGGAGCCAATGGAATCAATGGAATCTTATACTAGGTTGATAGAGTCATCACCGCAAGATACAAGTTgcaaaatactccctccgtcccataacataggattttttttacattagacggagggagtagattgATGCAACGCAAACCCAACCCAATGTCCCTTCTCGGGAAATCTATCCTTCACATTTTGTTGAAGAAAATAGCATAATCCTGCACCATATAAACAGTCCACAACGCATCAATAGAGTCCCAGCCATGAACTGGAGTACAATCGCAAAACATGAACGGAACCACACCGCGATATCATCTCACCAATAAAGCTAACACGATTCCGCCTTACACGTCCAATACCATGGATTGCAAGGGAAGCAAAAGAATACAACATCACAAGCTGGAAATATTATTCCACCAGGAAGAGTAATACAAAGTCTGAGAGACTAATTTTCAGTTTTGGCTTTGCTCCGCATCTTTTCTTAGTTGTTAATACAACTTCCTATTCTTTCAGTGCCACCAATCTATTTTCTTTCCTTAGTTTGCTTCAGCCACACAACCTTTCACTATCAGCCACAGAATTATCAGCACGGCGTGCTGCAATTATTCACCACCACATACGGCATCTAATAGCAGAGTATCAATAAGCTTGCTAGTGTGGTAGTTTGTGAGAACGGCATGCTGAAACAGATTTTTAGAAAATTCAACTGATGAAACTGGACGAATAAGGTCGGATTTAGAAACAGATCACAGCAGGAGTTGAGGTGGAAAATTGTCAAGTCGAACAAGTTAGAATTGGCCAGGTACACGCACATGTTGTCTTTTCCTCTCAAAGTCCAGCTGCACAAAATAAacacacaccaaaagaaaacaacAATTAGTCATTTTCCTGGTTCAGATGTTGAAAAGTGTAAACATTGATCTACAAGTATAGACGCATTACCACTTTCTTAACCCGTTCATTAGCAGCTGATGTTCCGCCGCTGACATTTTCAGGCAGGTAGGGACTGCATACACGAACCTCCTTCATTACAACAATGTCGGTCTTGTCCCAATGAACTGGAAGCCTGGTGGGGAAATAGACTCCGTTATTTAGTGACATGAGGAACTAGAGAAAAAAGTCAAAGCCTCCATAAATTTTTCATAAACACCAAACATTTGCGATAATGGTGCAACACATGAGGATCCCTGACTGGTAGAGAAACTGATGAATACACACAGCATCTCCAACAGAGCTTGATAATGATTTAGAAATGCCCCCAAAATCATAGTAAACCATACATAATTTAGTGTGGACAAATTGTAGCAAAACCGCATAAAGTGAAATCAATTTGTTCAGAGTAAAGCTGATTGAAAGGTTGCTACGGGAAAAAGTGCAAAGTGCTGCAACTTTCACTAAAGTACAGAATGTTTCAGCATTCTATGGCGCTTACCTAATACCTACACGGCATCTCTTACCACAATTATTTCTCAGGGACAAGGTTGATGCTGGTTCTAGTCATATCTCATTTCCAGGCAAATGCAAAATATCCCCTTTTTGCACCTTTATAtgacacacacacaaaaaaacttTCTTGGCTTCGTCAGAAAAGCCTCAACCAAATCAGCAACACAAGTCTTACACAGAGAAACAGACGGAAAATCAAAGAACATACTGAGACACCAGCTTGACAATAACCACCCAAAAGAACCCTCAATACCAAGCATAGCTCTGTGTTAAGAGCTAGCACACCAGGAAGTAGCATAAAATTAACCTCAAAAACAAGTTGACACACATGCCAGCAACTTCTTGCATAATAATGTTCTTCCAGCTTTTGAACAGGCCACAGCCAGAAGATTCGATATCATACAAAAAAAGGcttgcacatttacttccctttTTTGCAGATACAAACTTCACAATCAAGAAAGTTGACATGAGAATGTACTTGTTAAGTAATTTCGGTGGGGAATGAAAAGAAGAGTCTATTATCCATAAGGAGAGGGGGTCAGGATCCCGCATCACCAACGGGGCCTAATACTAACAAAATGTGAAAGAAACTAATAAAGATTTGACCAGCATATATACCTAAAGGTTCCTAGTTTCTTTCCTCAATTAATATTTGGTAACTACGGAGTACAAAAATAAAGGCCGATTCATAGGAAAATGGTCAAAAGAATGAATATCCAAGAAAGACATAATGAAAGGTCAAACTTACGTCTTCGACAATGCATCAAATAATCTTTGAGCTTCTGGGGTGACACCAACACCAATTCTCTCAGCTTCAATCTCAGCTTGCCTGTGCATCATTGCATGCAGTGTGAGAACCAAAATGTCGCAGTGCGGAAGCCAACAACATGGAAGCTAATTTGCAGCTTCTAGATAGTAACATTAAGCATGATAAAACCTATCACCATAAATGATAGAACCAATAAACACCAAAAACAAGAATCGCGAGGGATAAAGCCCAAATGGCAAAAGTAATAAGCAAAATCATAGAAAACCAATTTGCTAGCTCTTTAGCACAAAACCAGTGACATAAAGAGGCATGATTGTGATCATACACATCATTAGTCAACCACTATGGTTTATAACATCTTCCAGGAAGCGCTCAACCTCAAAAGTCATACCTATAGGTGCATTAAATCAGTTGTTGTCAGAATTTGCAATATGACAATATGTTGGGATTAACTCTCGCCAAAACAAACCGCACTTGTCATTTTCATTTTGAGTTCAATGCAGGGAAACAAATGCATAGTGTTAAAATGGAAGTGTTTATGATGCCTTTTATTTTCTGCACACTTCTCCATCTAAGTTCACCTGTTGAGCTATTACTATTATATAACTAAACACCAGATTACCCAAATACTGTAATATATATGCACCCCCTAAATGGTAGACTTTCATCAACTCGCGAAGACAATCCAAATGCTAGTAACTCAACACTGAGTCTGAAATCAAATGTCATCTAGCAAGTTAACAGCCAAAGAACCCAAATAACTAGTGGCTAAAGTTGTGAATCGAATTTGGATCTGCTGTAGTGTGGTATCATCTCCATGACAAAAATTAATTTCAGAAATTATCACGACTTCTATAACTACTATTTATGGCCTAGTGTAGTAAACCTTAAGGGTGCTGGTGCATTCTATGGGTGTGTTTGGTTGGCACCCAATCTCGCCATACCAAAATTTGGCAAGACAATTTGGCCAAGGATTCTTGCACCCTTATTGCCAACCATTTGGTAGGAATATGTGAGAGATAGGTGGGTTTCCATTGGCAGACAGATTTTTAAAAAACAAATCAAGCCAGTGCCAAATAGTCATAGGCTGCCTAATATTTGGCACGGCAAAAATTGGCACCATCCAAACAATACCGTATATGCAGCCTAGCAGTATTGCATGCATGTACTTGAGGCTACTATCCTTAATCAGAAGACAAACTCTGGAACCAAATTGACCCGAACCCAGATCCAAATTTTAACCATGATCAATTCAGTCACGAGTTCTAAAATGACACGTAGCATACAATGTCAGTTATACATCTGCCAGATTTATCAATCCACTTCTGCGTCGCGAAAAAGGAACTTCTGCTTAGCTACAAACAAGGCCAATACAGGTCTGATCATTCGATGATTGGAGAGCCAGAAAGGAAACAACTGAATTTCCAACAAAATACCAAACTGATGCCCCTATTCTAATCCAAAACCACAGTATCAGTACCAGTTCTAAATTCTTCCAATTTTCCTTAGTTGCACATTCAATCTCAGTCCTTACTATATCGCTGGAATATCATCTTCAGATCCATCGAAACGATATGATTCATCATCAAGTTGCCTAGGTGGGCTATGCTATTAACAGCCGAATAGTGCACTGTTTGTAGGACAATCATAGTGCACTGCTCTGAATTCTTCCAATTTTCCTTGGTTACACATTCAATCTCAGTCCTTACTGTATTGCTGGAATATCATCTCCACATCCATCTAAACGATATGATGCATCATCAACCTAGGTGCGCTATGCTATTAACAGCCAAATATTGCACTGTTTGTAGGACAATTATGAGGCCCGCCACTTGTACAACCTACGCAAGTGAGATCTATTTGTGAGAACTCAGGGGGGGTGGGGTAAGCCCCCAAAATTTGAGAGACCGCAATATCTGCTTATTAGCCTCCTGGATCAAGAGTTGCAGGTCCGAATGCAATGAAAATTGGAAGGTAATTGTCAATGCAATACCAGAACCTCAAATGACTGCTTATGCTACTAGTCATACTTCCCCTTTCTTAAAAGATGTTATTGGGCTAGTAAAGCTGCTTATTTTGGTCACCAATGGGTGGCATGAAAAGAAAACACAAATAAATTCTGAAAGGACCACCGATTCGTAAAATCCAACCTGGTTGCTAAATTTTGGCATTTGTATGTGATGCCGTGTTAGTGAAGTATGTCTAAAAATCAATCTAGTGAGATGTGTGTGTACAAGGGTTATGAACAGCCCCGTTGAAGTTGTCCAGATTGCTTCTTCCACTTATTTTCTGCAGATGAAGACTAATTTGGAAATGACCATAGTACCCAATCTAGTTATGGAGTGATTAATTTTAGAGGTGTCTCCCCTGTTTATGTATCTTCTATTTGGAAACTGTTATGCCTTTTCGCAAGCATGCTTTTAGACCAGGATAGTGAACTTTCGATGGACAGGGCTTTGGATAATAAGTTTTCTAGCCTATCCTGGCCATGTTTTGTGACTGGACTGGAACAATCGAAGAATCCTAGCTTTTAGGAGCAGTTTAGAGCAAGGAGAGCTGAATTGGCTAGCCCTCCTATGCAAGAATGGTACGCAACAAAGAAATGTTTAACAACTTCTCTCTCATACTAGCTaattgcccgtgcgttgcaacggggtaCACACATTCTAGTGGTTTAACATTAGTCATATCTAACATTAGGCAGTATTGTTGATTCGATTTACCGTCAAATAATTCCTCCTCCACCAACCCCTCTCTATTTCTCTAAAACCTAAAGACTTGATTAACATTGAAGAAATAAACCCAGTGGAATAGAGGGGAGGATGAATGTGCGTGTGTGGGTCGTAGCGGGTCGGCTTTCCTCTGGTTTTCTTGGCGTGCTAAGCATGGAATGGAGGCAGACGAAGGTTGAGTGAAATGGGAGTGTTATGTCTTTTTTAGGTAGTGTAGATAGATGTAGAAGATAGATAGATTGATTTGCCATGTATGGTAGTGAATTGGCTGGTGCTGCTGGAGACAATTTTTTATTGATGATTTCTTTTTTATGGCAGTGGATCTGCTGAGGAGATACATGAGTGCATCCTAGGAAAGGAAGAGGATGTGACTGAATCAACACTTACCAAACTGGGTGGGATTGCGGACGGTTAAAAAAAATAGAGAATTGTGGGAGGATCCTTCAACCGGTGGGGCTCTGGGAAACGAACGACGCACAAACTCCCCTTTAATAGTAGAGAAGAGATGTGCTCCGCCTTCTCTCATAGAAGTGACCAACCTCAAAAGATCTAGGCTTATTTGCATTAGAACCAAAGAAGGCGCCTTCAAACGCAATATAACCAAATGTGTGGCAAGTTCTAAATAGCTAGTTTGCTTAATCAAGCTATAGCTCAAGTCAGCTATATCAGTATCACCTTTACTTGCTATCACTTTCTTGTCCAGACCCTATTTCAGTATCACCTGTACCAACTAGAAGGGTCAGGTTCAATTTTAGAACAAAGAGAACATTGGTCAAATGAACATTGTTGTGTCCTCAAAACATGAATTCACATTTACAGTAACTAGAATCCAAAACAATGTTGTGGTGTTCATGTTTTCCGAGCTCATTGATTGAATCTTGACCGCATCTCAAATTCAAACAAGGTAAAAAAATAAGCATCACATGCCTAACTAGCAATGACTAGAAAGTAGTACCAGAAGGGTTTGGGATGCAGTATGACGCACCTGAGGGCGGCCTCCTCCCTGGCGTGGATGGCGGCGAGGTCGAGCACACAGCCAGCCGGGTCGAGCGGGTCGTCGTACTTTCCGACGACGGAGAACTCCTGGATGTAGTTGGCCTTGAGCACCCTCACGTTCCGCCGCTCGCCCCTCTCCGCCCTGCCCACGCCCTCCTGTGATCTACGCCGTCATGGAAACAAAGCAACCACGCAGCACACGGAAATAGAGCAGGAGGCAGGAGTAAACGGCATGGAGACGGAGGCCGGGAGCAAAGGGGGATTTGGGAAGGATATGGATGACGAGGAGGTTGCTCGGGCGGTCGAAGGAGACGATCTGGCCCTCGAACTCCTCCCCGAGGGTGGTCTTCGCGGAGATCACCACGCCGACCGCGAACTCCTCGCCGCCGACCTCCATGGCTCCGCCGGCGGCGGTGGGTGGGAGGAGGTGGCCGGGTGAGGGCGGAGCGGAGCTGTGTCTGCGTGGGGTTTCAGAGTCCGGCAGATTCTGCGGGGAGATGCGCGTG
This Triticum urartu cultivar G1812 unplaced genomic scaffold, Tu2.1 TuUngrouped_contig_5118, whole genome shotgun sequence DNA region includes the following protein-coding sequences:
- the LOC125528797 gene encoding protein LSM12 homolog A-like, with amino-acid sequence MEVGGEEFAVGVVISAKTTLGEEFEGQIVSFDRPSNLLVIQEGVGRAERGERRNVRVLKANYIQEFSVVGKYDDPLDPAGCVLDLAAIHAREEAALRQAEIEAERIGVGVTPEAQRLFDALSKTLPVHWDKTDIVVMKEVRVCSPYLPENVSGGTSAANERVKKVLDFERKRQHVRVPGQF